The following proteins are co-located in the Malus sylvestris chromosome 13, drMalSylv7.2, whole genome shotgun sequence genome:
- the LOC126594945 gene encoding uncharacterized protein LOC126594945, translating into MRRRGPSREFSELRSCSGKKTVESCKAKRDADKFVFIDLECEDLIDIDYLESLQAKSRGSSTLRKDREFKSSSFIYIDDDEDNFASPVITVEDVGDLDSDATSSKSSFLGSRKSSVTSDGDECRGVQEKVSPVKGSKCKQTHSGGAPSGNCYGFGFESESCSSDSDYSDCELIEGSYGKLHQHWEEVSQKRKHVVHNGQSGSDGQFSGSGSHSETHANAEVENRAAPGDVPVCSSSKSGNHEKENLPNFMGTHDGNAEGSSLDPQMDGPFVESNRNAAKEDPLIYEWQSFQTDGMAGLWNEGEQSHEEHPLSSELGGKWSKYPGTCFMGNGQKFRGETNDDQRKATVSNKEESFGKNQLSDEMPSDHDRVELRGKDGEFHDAPSSYEEKDNAVSGQQFDETLMDSGHAPSEDKLGAHKKTYCQDKASANFEEVSLGNTSFQGTSNQGGFDSARGKESCDLRDQLPAEDGYVSPVRRDTAIVGSDLITDREKHKETAEYKRAIEEEMESRKRVLQIQAEEAQRLRKRRKAESMRLLDMQRRQKQRVAEVRETQKKDEENLNLKDQLRAEVRKELKRLELTCIDMASLLRGLGIQVGADFRPLPNEVHAAYKRALLKFHPDRASRSDIREQVEAEEKFKLISRMKEKLLPTSCY; encoded by the exons ATGAGAAGGAGAGGGCCATCAAGAGAATTTTCTGAACTCAGAAGTTGTTCTGGGAAGAAAACTGTAGAAAGTTGTAAGGCTAAAAGGGATGCTGATAAATTTGTGTTCATTGATCTTGAGTGTGAAGATCTCATCGACATCGATTATCTGGAATCTTTGCAGGCAAAGTCACGAGGTTCCAGTACATTGAGAAAAGACAGAGAATTTAAGTCTAGTAGTTTCATATAtatagatgatgatgaagataatTTTGCAAGTCCTGTAATCACTGTTGAGGATGTTGGGGACCTCGATAGTGATGCCACTTCAAGCAAAAGTTCTTTTCTTGGTTCTAGGAAGAGTTCTGTAACCTCAGATGGTGATGAATGTCGGGGTGTCCAGGAAAAGGTTTCTCCAGTAAAGGGGTCAAAGTGCAAGCAAACCCACTCTGGTGGAGCTCCTAGCGGGAATTGTTATGGTTTCGGTTTTGAGTCTGAGAGTTGTTCGTCTGATAGTGATTATTCTGATTGCGAGCTGATAGAAGGTTCTTATGGGAAGCTTCATCAACATTGGGAAGAAGTTTCCCAAAAGAGAAAACATGTTGTTCATAATGGCCAGTCTGGTTCAGATGGTCAATTTAGTGGATCTGGATCTCATAGTGAAACCCATGCTAATGCTGAAGTAGAGAATAGGGCAGCACCTGGAGATGTCCCTGTTTGTTCAAGTTCTAAAAGTGGAAATCATGAAAAGGAAAACCTTCCAAACTTTATGGGTACTCATGATGGCAACGCTGAGGGTAGTTCTTTGGATCCCCAAATGGATGGTCCTTTTGTTGAATCCAATCGGAACGCCGCTAAAGAAGATCCTCTTATTTATGAGTGGCAGAGTTTCCAAACTGATGGCATGGCCGGTTTATGGAATGAAGGAGAACAAAGTCATGAAGAGCATCCTTTGTCGTCAGAACTAGGCGGTAAATGGTCTAAATATCCAGGGACTTGTTTTATGGGTAATGGGCAAAAATTTAGGGGTGAAACCAATGATGATCAAAGAAAAGCTACTGTTTCGAATAAGGAAGAATCTTTTGGCAAGAACCAACTTTCTGATGAAATGCCTAGTGACCACGATAGAGTTGAACTAAGGGGCAAGGATGGTGAATTTCATGATGCTCCTTCTAGTTATGAGGAAAAAGACAATGCAGTTTCTGGTCAACAATTTGATGAAACGCTGATGGATAGTGGGCATGCTCCTTCCGAAGACAAACTTGGCGCTCATAAAAAAACTTATTGCCAGGATAAAGCTAGTGCTAACTTTGAGGAAGTATCTTTGGGCAACACCTCATTTCAGGGAACTAGTAATCAGGGGGGATTTGATTCAGCAAGAGGGAAAGAATCATGTGATTTGAGGGATCAGTTACCTGCTGAGGATGGCTATGTGAGTCCTGTTCGAAGAGATACAGCCATTGTTGGAAGTGATTTAATCACTGATCGAGAAAAGCACAAGGAGACTGCTGAATACAAGCGAGCaatagaagaagaaatggaaTCCAGGAAGCGAGTCTTACAAATTCAG GCAGAAGAGGCACAAAGATTACGGAAAAGGAGAAAGGCAGAAAGCATGCGTTTATTGGATATGCAGAGAAGGCAAAAGCAACGTGTGGCAGAAGTAAGAGAGACGCAAAAGAAG GATgaagaaaatttaaatttgaaagacCAACTTCGTGCTGAAGTAAGGAAGGAGCTTAAAAGATTGGAATTGACATGCATAGATATGGCTTCTTTGCTTCGTGGCTTAGGAATACAAGTGGGGGCTGATTTCCGTCCTTTGCCCAATGAG GTGCACGCAGCGTATAAACGGGCATTGCTGAAATTTCACCCAGACCGGGCATCAAGAAGTGACATACGCGAGCAAGTTGAAGCCGAGGAGAAGTTTAAGCTTATATCACGCATGAAGGAAAAACTTCTACCGACTTCATGTTACTGA
- the LOC126594947 gene encoding cytochrome P450 CYP749A22-like codes for MSWLGFEMPLITTSSFLCLFLVILLALIKNFQKLWWTPNRIQNRMAAQGVHGPSYKFIHGNTKEIWSMKRETMGRPRSLTHDIFSAVQPHIHAWSKIYGKNFLQWYGVQPQMIIAEPELCKEVLNNKDRNYRKQRSQGYIKKLLGDSISMAEGEKWVKLRKLAHHAFHGESLKNMIPEMIKSSETMVKRWKTYEGKEIEVNEEFRFFTSEVISRTAFGSSFLEGKDIFEMLRELTSLIFRNTFKLRLPGISMFYKTSDEIKSDKLEKGIRDTITEIVRKREKTAMTGEADGFGSDYLGILLKAHHDAHEKQRISVDDLVDECKTFYFAGQETTNSLLAWTVFLLALHTDWQEEARKEVLELFGKDETPNSDGLNKLKTMGMIINESLRLYPPVVSLTRESLKEVRLGQVVVPADVELHVSNLALHHEPKYWGKDVQLFKPERFSEGVAKATNNNAVAFMPFGMGPRTCVGMNFAIIEAKIALSMILQRYSFTLSPGYVHSPIQFLTVRPQHGVQVILHPV; via the exons atgAGTTGGTTGGGATTCGAAATGCCTCTAATTACTACTTCAAGCTTTCTGTGTCTGTTCCTAGTAATTCTTTTAGCTCTCATAAAAAACTTTCAGAAACTATGGTGGACTCCAAATCGCATACAGAATCGGATGGCTGCCCAGGGAGTCCATGGCCCTTCTTACAAATTTATCCATGGAAACACCAAAGAAATATGGAGCATGAAAAGGGAAACAATGGGCAGGCCTAGAAGTTTAACCCATGACATATTCTCTGCAGTACAACCTCATATtcatgcatggagcaagatCTATG GGAAGAATTTTCTTCAGTGGTATGGTGTTCAACCACAGATGATCATTGCGGAACCCGAGTTGTGCAAAGAGGTACTAAACAACAAAGATAGAAACTATCGGAAACAAAGGTCCCAAGGCTATATCAAAAAGCTATTAGGAGACAGCATTTCGATGGCAGAAGGTGAAAAGTGGGTGAAACTAAGAAAGTTGGCGCATCATGCCTTCCATGGAGAGAGCTTAAAA AATATGATTCCTGAAATGATAAAGAGTTCTGAGACAATGGTAAAAAGGTGGAAAACTTATGAAGGCAAGGAGATTGAGGTGAATGAAGAATTTAGGTTTTTCACCTCAGAAGTGATTTCTAGGACAGCATTTGGCAGCAGCTTCCTTGAAGGAAAGGACATTTTTGAAATGTTGAGGGAGTTAACCTCCTTAATATTCAGAAACACTTTCAAACTCAGGCTCCCTGGCATCAG TATGTTCTATAAAACCAGTGATGAGATAAAATCAGACAAGCTCGAGAAGGGAATACGCGACACCATAACAGAGATTGTTCGGAAAAGAGAAAAGACGGCAATGACTGGAGAAGCAGACGGTTTTGGAAGTGATTATCTTGGAATACTTTTAAAGGCTCATCATGATGCCCACGAGAAGCAGCGGATTTCAGTGGACGATTTAGTCGATGAGTGCAAGACGTTTTACTTCGCTGGACAAGAAACCACTAACTCTTTGCTTGCTTGGACCGTCTTTCTTCTGGCTCTTCATACAGATTGGCAAGAGGAAGCTAGAAAGGAGGTGCTAGAATTGTTTGGTAAAGATGAAACTCCAAACTCAGATGGCCTCAACAAACTAAAAACG ATGGGTATGATCATCAATGAGTCTCTAAGGTTATATCCTCCTGTTGTGTCCCTTACTAGGGAATCTCTAAAGGAAGTTAGACTAGGACAGGTCGTTGTTCCCGCTGATGTTGAGTTGCACGTCTCAAATCTGGCACTTCACCATGAACCTAAATATTGGGGAAAAGACGTGCAACTTTTCAAACCGGAGAGATTCTCAGAAGGGGTTGCGAAAGCTACTAACAACAACGCAGTCGCATTCATGCCCTTTGGAATGGGACCTCGAACTTGTGTGGGCATGAACTTCGCAATCATTGAAGCAAAGATTGCTTTGTCGATGATTCTGCAACGCTACAGTTTCACTCTTTCCCCGGGTTATGTGCACTCTCCCATTCAGTTTCTGACAGTTCGCCCGCAACATGGAGTTCAAGTGATCCTACACCCAGTATGA
- the LOC126594953 gene encoding ACT domain-containing protein ACR4-like encodes MEVNMSFSHDMDDEYEKLIRRMNPPRVVIDNEACKNATVIRVDSANKHGILLEVVQVLTDLDLIVMKAYISSDGGWFMDVFNVTDQDGNKVTDEEVLEYIHKSLGPEACFASSIRSVGVKQSMDSTVIELTGSDRPGLLSEVSAVLTNLKCNVVSAEVWTHNTRAASVMRVTDEETGLAITDSQRLARIKELLCNVLKGSNKARGARTVVSHAVTHTDRRLHQMMFADRDYERVDDDVLDDKQRPDVSVVNLLDKDYSVVTIRSKDRPKLLFDTVCTLTDMQYVVFHASIDAEGPEAYQEYYIRHVDGSPVKSDAERQRVIQCLEAAIERRVSEDLKLELCTTDRVGLLSDVTRIFRENSLTVTRAEVATKAGKAVNTFYVRDASGYPVDSKTIESIRQAIGQTILKVKGNTEDTKPGSEESPTRFLFGGLFKSRSFVNFKLIRSYS; translated from the exons AAGTTAACATGAGCTTTTCACATGACATGGACGATGAGTACGAGAAACTCATCCGGAGAATGAACCCACCAAG GGTTGTAATCGATAACGAAGCCTGCAAGAATGCAACGGTGATAAGG GTGGATAGTGCAAACAAACATGGAATACTTCTGGAAGTTGTACAAGTACTTACTGATCTCGACCTTATCGTGATGAAAGCGTACATATCTTCGGATGGTGGCTGGTTCATGGATG TTTTTAATGTCACTGATCAAGATGGAAACAAGGTTACAGATGAAGAGGTTTTGGAGTATATTCATAAG TCTCTTGGTCCGGAGGCATGCTTTGCATCTTCGATTAGATCTGTTGGTGTGAAACAATCAATGGACAGTACCGTAATTGAGCTCACTGGAAGTGACAGACCGGGATTACTCTCCGAAGTGAGCGCTGTCCTAACCAATCTCAAGTGCAACGTAGTGAGCGCGGAAGTCTGGACGCACAACACTAGGGCTGCATCCGTGATGCGCGTCACCGATGAGGAGACGGGATTGGCAATTACCGACTCTCAGAGGTTAGCTAGGATTAAGGAATTACTATGCAATGTGCTAAAGGGCAGCAACAAAGCCAGAGGAGCAAGGACTGTTGTCTCTCACGCTGTTACGCACACTGATAGGAGGCTTCACCAAATGATGTTTGCAGATAGGGATTACGAACGAGTTGATGATGATGTCTTGGATGACAAGCAAAGACCGGATGTGAGTGTTGTTAATTTGCTTGACAAAGACTACTCAGTGGTCACTATTCGGAGCAAAGACAGGCCAAAGCTTCTCTTCGACACAGTTTGCACTTTGACAGACATGCAATATGTGGTTTTTCATGCTAGTATTGATGCTGAGGGTCCGGAAGCTTATCAG GAATACTATATCAGACACGTAGATGGATCCCCAGTGAAATCAGATGCAGAGAGACAAAGAGTGATACAATGCCTCGAAGCGGCTATTGAGAGAAGAGTATCTGAG GACTTGAAGCTAGAACTCTGCACTACTGACAGAGTAGGGCTGCTATCTGATGTCACTCGGATCTTTCGAGAGAACAGCCTCACCGTAACAAGAGCAGAAGTTGCAACGAAAGCAGGCAAAGCTGTGAATACATTTTATGTTCGCGATGCATCAGGCTATCCGGTTGACTCCAAGACCATAGAGTCCATCCGGCAAGCAATCGGGCAGACCATACTCAAAGTAAAAGGCAACACTGAAGACACAAAACCTGGTTCTGAGGAATCTCCAACAAGGTTCCTCTTTGGCGGTCTCTTCAAGTCCAGATCTTTCGTCAACTTCAAGCTGATCAGATCGTATTCTTGA